A single region of the bacterium genome encodes:
- the rpmE gene encoding 50S ribosomal protein L31 — translation MKKDIHPKYYKEAVVKCSCGNSFHVGSTKEFCEIEICSNCHPFFTGKEKIIDKAGQVQRFRERLAKKRK, via the coding sequence ATGAAAAAAGATATCCATCCGAAGTATTACAAAGAAGCCGTGGTTAAATGTTCTTGCGGGAACAGTTTTCACGTCGGCTCGACCAAAGAGTTTTGCGAGATCGAGATCTGTTCAAATTGCCATCCTTTCTTCACCGGCAAAGAAAAGATAATTGACAAAGCCGGCCAGGTTCAGAGGTTTAGAGAGCGGCTGGCTAAAAAGCGCAAGTAA
- a CDS encoding PCRF domain-containing protein: protein MTQEEIDKEYQQILEELGDPEIVSDSERFEGLLKRKSQLDRVLKEEATLEELKKQIAENQAILSAGEDQELLSLAVEDSRILRKRQKVLEDDLESLFREMEEVKKDSSLSSAAIIEIRAGVGGKEAALFADDLFSMYSSFARLQNWQEKILDSSSTELGGLKEIIFELRPSSKKQGENDVFGKMKHEAGVHRVQRIPETEKSGRVHTSTATVAVFKKPRGTGDFKINPGEMKIDFFNATGPGGQNVNKRKTAVRITHLPSGTVITSRAERSQLQNKENALAILAARLSEQKMLAEEASLSGTRKSQIGWAKRAEKIRTYNFPQDRLTDHRIKKSWHHLEGIMEGKIAPIIDELQKADSE, encoded by the coding sequence ATGACACAAGAAGAAATTGATAAAGAATACCAGCAAATTTTAGAAGAGCTCGGTGACCCCGAGATAGTTTCCGATTCAGAGAGATTTGAAGGTTTGTTGAAAAGAAAATCTCAGTTAGACCGCGTCCTTAAAGAAGAAGCCACCTTAGAAGAACTGAAAAAGCAGATTGCCGAGAACCAAGCAATCTTGTCTGCCGGCGAGGATCAGGAGCTGCTTTCTCTGGCGGTTGAGGACTCAAGAATACTGAGAAAAAGGCAAAAGGTTCTCGAAGACGATCTTGAAAGTCTTTTCAGGGAAATGGAAGAGGTTAAAAAAGATTCTTCTTTATCGTCTGCCGCCATCATTGAGATCAGGGCCGGCGTCGGCGGCAAAGAAGCGGCCCTTTTCGCCGACGATCTTTTCTCCATGTATTCTAGCTTTGCCAGATTGCAGAATTGGCAGGAGAAGATTTTGGATTCTTCCTCGACCGAGCTCGGGGGTTTAAAAGAGATAATTTTTGAATTGCGGCCCTCTTCCAAGAAACAGGGGGAAAATGACGTTTTTGGCAAAATGAAGCACGAGGCCGGAGTCCACCGGGTTCAGCGGATTCCGGAAACCGAAAAGTCGGGAAGAGTCCACACCTCGACGGCGACGGTAGCCGTTTTTAAAAAGCCCAGGGGAACAGGCGATTTTAAGATCAATCCCGGCGAGATGAAAATAGATTTTTTTAATGCTACCGGTCCGGGCGGTCAGAATGTCAACAAAAGAAAAACGGCTGTCAGAATCACCCATTTGCCTTCGGGCACGGTTATCACTTCTAGGGCCGAGAGAAGCCAGCTCCAGAATAAGGAAAACGCCCTGGCGATATTGGCGGCCAGGCTCTCTGAGCAGAAAATGCTGGCCGAGGAAGCGTCTTTGTCAGGAACGAGGAAATCCCAGATCGGCTGGGCAAAAAGGGCGGAGAAAATCAGAACCTATAACTTTCCCCAGGACAGGCTGACTGACCATCGGATTAAAAAGTCATGGCATCATCTTGAGGGAATAATGGAGGGGAAAATAGCGCCGATTATCGATGAACTGCAAAAAGCTGACTCAGAATAA
- a CDS encoding lytic murein transglycosylase codes for MSFSFYHKTTIFILTAMVVFSLSGLIGLAQTPEEEKKALEEELKTLEEKIAQYEQDIGEVQKEKKTLQNQIKLLQSKIKTLDLQIRQGNLMIKDLGIQIDKTENEIETTKNKINETRGTLKQALRTFSQESRKGDLEILLESSQLSDFFSHLANLEALNLKISQSLTNVKSLKDYLENEKDNLDKEKDDLRRVVGSQVLKKQASQDSQKQQEVILKQTKGKETLYQTYLEETKKKAAEIRSRIFELIGVPKAPTFGQAYEIAKTVFKATGVRPAFLLAVITQESSLGRNVGQCNCPAGLSCKHPEIGWKEVMKENRDWQPFLEITKELGRDPNTTPVSCPMYLNGKRVGYGGAMGPAQFLPSTWMIYKAKVEEISGKKPADPWNISDAFLGAALYLKDYGATSKKADGEWRAAMIYFAGSVNTKYRFYGDSVINIAKSLEEDIKAIEKVQ; via the coding sequence ATGTCCTTCAGTTTTTACCACAAAACCACTATTTTTATCCTGACGGCAATGGTGGTTTTTAGCTTATCCGGACTAATAGGGTTGGCTCAAACGCCCGAGGAAGAAAAAAAAGCCCTTGAAGAGGAGCTAAAAACCCTGGAGGAAAAAATCGCCCAGTACGAACAAGACATCGGAGAGGTCCAGAAAGAAAAGAAAACTCTTCAGAATCAAATAAAACTCCTTCAGAGCAAGATCAAGACCCTTGACCTCCAGATCCGCCAGGGAAACCTAATGATCAAAGATCTGGGAATCCAGATCGACAAAACCGAAAATGAAATCGAAACAACCAAGAACAAAATAAATGAAACCAGGGGAACACTAAAACAAGCCTTAAGAACTTTCAGCCAGGAAAGCCGAAAAGGGGATCTGGAAATTCTTCTCGAAAGCAGCCAGCTCTCTGACTTTTTCAGCCACTTGGCCAATCTCGAAGCCTTGAACCTGAAAATCAGCCAGTCGCTGACAAACGTCAAGTCTCTCAAGGATTATCTCGAAAACGAAAAAGACAATCTGGACAAGGAGAAAGACGATCTCCGGCGGGTGGTCGGCTCTCAAGTCCTAAAAAAACAGGCTAGCCAGGACAGCCAAAAACAGCAAGAAGTTATCCTTAAACAAACCAAAGGCAAAGAAACCCTTTACCAGACTTATCTTGAAGAAACCAAAAAGAAAGCTGCCGAAATCCGTTCGAGAATCTTTGAACTAATCGGCGTTCCTAAAGCGCCCACTTTCGGCCAGGCCTATGAAATCGCCAAAACCGTTTTCAAGGCCACCGGCGTCAGGCCGGCCTTCCTGCTGGCGGTCATCACCCAGGAATCGAGTCTCGGCAGGAACGTCGGCCAGTGCAACTGTCCGGCCGGGCTTTCGTGCAAACATCCCGAAATCGGCTGGAAAGAGGTGATGAAAGAAAACCGGGACTGGCAGCCTTTCTTAGAAATCACCAAAGAATTGGGCCGAGACCCGAACACGACTCCGGTTTCCTGCCCGATGTACCTCAACGGCAAAAGAGTCGGCTACGGCGGCGCCATGGGGCCGGCCCAATTCCTGCCTTCAACCTGGATGATTTACAAAGCCAAAGTCGAGGAAATCTCGGGCAAAAAGCCGGCCGATCCCTGGAATATATCCGACGCCTTCCTGGGCGCCGCCCTTTACCTCAAGGACTACGGAGCGACTTCGAAAAAAGCCGACGGTGAATGGCGGGCGGCGATGATCTATTTTGCCGGAAGCGTCAACACCAAATACCGCTTCTACGGCGACTCGGTCATCAATATTGCAAAAAGCCTTGAAGAAGACATCAAGGCGATTGAAAAAGTTCAGTAA
- a CDS encoding 50S ribosomal protein L25, with translation MLNLKVRIRSVLGKKTEDLRKEGKLPAVLYGPGLKENFNLEMDSKEFINVFQETGRTSFLQLEVEGPDLKKPLAFLVLVHDIQKDPLTLSLSHVDFYQPSATKEIKVKVPLAFEGEAGAVKTFGGTLVKNIQEVQVQALPQNLPHEIKVELNALDELEKTILIKDLVLPQGVKIIRQPEEIVAQVLPPEKIEEELAKPAEEKVEEVQVLEKEKKGEPAEEPEKPQKT, from the coding sequence ATGCTTAACCTCAAAGTTAGGATTAGATCCGTTCTCGGAAAGAAAACTGAAGATTTGAGAAAAGAAGGAAAGCTTCCGGCTGTCTTATATGGCCCGGGGCTCAAGGAAAACTTCAATTTGGAAATGGATTCCAAGGAGTTTATTAATGTTTTTCAGGAGACCGGCAGAACTTCTTTCCTTCAGCTCGAAGTCGAGGGTCCAGACCTCAAAAAACCGCTGGCTTTCCTGGTCCTGGTCCACGACATCCAAAAAGACCCTTTGACTCTGTCTTTGTCCCACGTTGATTTTTACCAGCCGTCTGCCACCAAAGAAATAAAAGTCAAAGTTCCCCTCGCCTTCGAAGGAGAAGCCGGAGCGGTCAAGACTTTCGGCGGCACTTTGGTCAAAAACATCCAGGAAGTCCAGGTCCAAGCCCTGCCCCAAAATCTCCCTCATGAAATCAAAGTTGAGCTCAACGCCCTCGATGAACTGGAAAAAACGATTCTGATAAAAGACCTCGTCCTGCCTCAAGGAGTGAAAATCATCAGGCAGCCGGAGGAGATCGTCGCCCAGGTGCTGCCTCCGGAAAAGATTGAGGAAGAATTGGCCAAGCCCGCCGAAGAGAAAGTTGAAGAAGTGCAGGTTCTCGAGAAAGAAAAGAAAGGAGAGCCGGCCGAAGAACCAGAGAAGCCTCAAAAAACCTAA
- a CDS encoding ferredoxin, with the protein MKIVVDKEKCIGCGSCAAICPAVFEMAEDGKSEVKKNLKNSKELIECAESAAEACPVQVIRVMK; encoded by the coding sequence ATGAAAATCGTCGTCGATAAAGAAAAGTGCATCGGCTGCGGCAGCTGCGCCGCTATCTGCCCCGCCGTTTTTGAAATGGCCGAAGACGGCAAATCAGAGGTAAAGAAAAACCTCAAAAATTCAAAAGAGCTGATTGAGTGCGCTGAAAGCGCGGCCGAGGCTTGCCCTGTCCAGGTCATTCGTGTTATGAAATAA